In the genome of Desulfuromonas sp. DDH964, one region contains:
- a CDS encoding IS1595 family transposase, giving the protein MAINRIQFQPGLSLADFLKDYGTEAQCEAILEHSRWPQGFVCPACGASRAVQFRRGRSNIFQCCRCRKQISLISGTIFHGSNLPLTQWFLALYFMTQGKSGLSMLELRRMLGLSYKAAWRLKHKLMQAMFEREETTVLAQRVEIDDAYLGGERSGGKVGRGSENKVPFIAAVETSHEGHPLRAVFSRVTTFSSHDVDQWAKNHLAPTALVVSDGLNCFRAVTKTGCYHQREVVGDQRRSTDMGCFHWINTILGNLKTAMAGTYHAFDFDKYAHRYLAEFQYRFNRRFDLRSMLPRLLFACVSIGKRPEAWLRRAENWT; this is encoded by the coding sequence ATGGCCATCAATCGTATCCAGTTCCAACCGGGGCTGAGCTTGGCTGATTTTCTCAAAGACTATGGTACGGAGGCCCAATGCGAGGCGATCCTTGAGCACTCGCGCTGGCCCCAAGGATTTGTCTGTCCAGCATGCGGTGCAAGCCGCGCGGTCCAGTTTCGGCGAGGACGGTCGAACATCTTCCAGTGCTGTCGCTGCCGCAAACAGATCTCGCTGATCTCCGGAACGATTTTCCATGGGAGCAATCTGCCGCTGACCCAGTGGTTTCTGGCCCTCTACTTCATGACACAAGGCAAGTCCGGCCTGTCGATGCTGGAGTTGAGACGAATGCTGGGTTTGAGCTACAAAGCGGCTTGGCGGCTCAAGCACAAGCTCATGCAGGCGATGTTCGAGCGCGAAGAGACAACGGTTCTGGCCCAGCGGGTCGAGATCGACGACGCCTACTTGGGCGGGGAACGCTCCGGCGGTAAGGTTGGTCGCGGTTCGGAGAACAAAGTTCCCTTCATTGCGGCAGTGGAGACCAGTCACGAGGGCCATCCGCTGCGAGCTGTTTTTAGCCGGGTGACGACCTTCAGCAGCCATGACGTTGATCAATGGGCCAAGAATCACTTGGCACCGACGGCGCTGGTCGTTTCTGATGGCCTGAATTGCTTCCGCGCCGTCACCAAGACTGGGTGCTACCATCAGCGAGAGGTGGTTGGTGATCAACGCAGAAGTACCGACATGGGCTGCTTCCACTGGATCAACACCATCCTGGGCAATCTTAAGACGGCCATGGCCGGAACGTATCATGCGTTTGACTTCGACAAATATGCGCATCGCTATCTGGCCGAGTTTCAGTACCGGTTCAACCGGCGGTTCGATCTGCGCAGCATGCTGCCAAGACTGCTGTTCGCCTGTGTCTCAATCGGCAAGCGGCCCGAGGCCTGGCTTCGCCGAGCTGAGAATTGGACCTAA
- the tatA gene encoding twin-arginine translocase TatA/TatE family subunit, protein MFGLGTQELIIILVLVLVIFGAGKLPQVGGALGKSLRNFKEGIKDDEEAQKEEKTGTIEDKKDD, encoded by the coding sequence ATGTTCGGTCTCGGAACCCAGGAACTGATTATCATCCTTGTCCTCGTGCTGGTTATTTTCGGAGCCGGCAAGCTCCCCCAGGTCGGCGGCGCGCTCGGCAAGAGTCTGCGTAACTTCAAGGAAGGGATCAAGGACGACGAAGAGGCGCAAAAAGAAGAGAAGACCGGGACGATTGAGGACAAGAAGGACGACTGA
- a CDS encoding tetrathionate reductase family octaheme c-type cytochrome, whose translation MNRPSRNWQITLVAVAAVLLTALPALAVDHSKLITGPIETGSDATKQCLKCHDTEATAIMQTAHWTWTRKQVINGKEVDLGKLNAFNNFCTSTSTNRVHCSECHIGYGWRDKSFDFSDKTKVDCLVCHDTTGTYHKDGDNAGEVEKEVDILNIAQNVGKPVRYNCGTCHFFGGGGDSVKHGDLDSTMEYPDKSLDVHMSPDGQDFACQTCHETSNHQISGANMATSADGKGEFGCINCHDAAPHRQSRLNRHTATVACQTCHIPEFAREQPTQMDWDWSTAGQDVKLSTKANVTYRKTMGTLTWKKNVVPTYAWFNGKSGLYLRGEKIDPTQVTRLTYPLGDIKDASAKIYPFKVHTGKQIYDSKNNILITAHIYGKDGFWSTFDWASAAKIGMTSTGLPYSGAYGFAPTAMYWRIDHQVAPKEKALKCLDCHGDNGRMDWNGLGFGGDPIDNPQFARKQ comes from the coding sequence ATGAACAGACCAAGCCGCAATTGGCAAATTACCCTGGTCGCGGTAGCCGCCGTCCTGCTGACAGCCCTGCCGGCCCTGGCGGTCGATCACTCCAAGCTGATCACCGGACCGATCGAAACGGGTTCAGACGCCACCAAGCAATGTCTCAAGTGTCACGACACCGAAGCCACCGCCATCATGCAGACCGCCCACTGGACCTGGACCCGCAAGCAGGTGATCAACGGCAAGGAGGTTGATCTCGGCAAGCTCAACGCCTTCAACAACTTCTGCACCTCGACCTCGACCAACCGGGTCCATTGCAGCGAGTGCCACATCGGTTACGGCTGGCGCGACAAGAGCTTCGACTTCAGCGACAAGACCAAGGTCGACTGTCTGGTCTGCCACGACACCACCGGCACCTACCACAAAGATGGCGACAATGCCGGTGAAGTTGAGAAGGAAGTCGATATCCTCAACATCGCCCAGAACGTCGGCAAGCCGGTCCGCTACAACTGCGGGACCTGCCACTTCTTCGGTGGCGGCGGCGACTCGGTCAAGCACGGCGACCTCGACTCCACCATGGAGTACCCCGACAAGAGCCTCGATGTCCACATGTCCCCCGACGGCCAGGACTTCGCCTGCCAGACCTGTCACGAGACAAGCAACCACCAGATTTCCGGCGCCAACATGGCGACTTCGGCCGACGGCAAGGGCGAATTCGGCTGTATCAACTGCCATGACGCGGCCCCCCACCGGCAGAGCCGTCTGAACCGGCACACTGCCACGGTCGCCTGCCAGACCTGCCACATCCCCGAATTTGCCCGCGAGCAGCCGACCCAGATGGACTGGGACTGGTCGACGGCCGGCCAGGACGTCAAGCTCTCCACCAAGGCCAACGTCACCTATCGCAAGACCATGGGGACCCTGACCTGGAAGAAGAACGTCGTTCCGACCTACGCCTGGTTCAACGGCAAGTCCGGCCTCTATCTGCGCGGTGAAAAGATCGACCCGACCCAGGTGACCCGGCTCACCTACCCCCTCGGCGACATCAAGGACGCCAGCGCCAAGATCTATCCCTTCAAGGTGCATACGGGGAAACAGATCTATGATTCGAAAAACAACATCCTGATTACCGCCCACATTTACGGCAAGGATGGCTTCTGGTCGACCTTCGACTGGGCCAGCGCGGCGAAAATCGGTATGACGTCGACCGGCCTCCCCTACAGTGGCGCATACGGCTTCGCCCCGACCGCCATGTACTGGCGCATCGACCACCAGGTCGCGCCCAAGGAGAAGGCCCTTAAGTGCCTCGACTGCCACGGCGACAACGGCCGCATGGACTGGAACGGCCTCGGCTTCGGTGGCGACCCGATTGACAACCCCCAATTCGCCCGCAAGCAGTAG
- a CDS encoding TorD/DmsD family molecular chaperone, protein MLHVSQRRQLYAMFSTLFSYPDRVILEQLVSGQLLQPAQLLDQDAQLPKLAGENDLEALQVAFTDLFINRRGGVPAPPYGSVYLDAGEQLHGPSTGEVAQAYQAAGLVFEQSSTEPADFLATELEFLYFLVGKEEQGFERRDLQAAQSAVIRQARFFQRLFAPWIPEFCGRIAAEPSAHPVYAWAAARLACFCATEQEWLTKIAPE, encoded by the coding sequence ATGCTTCATGTCAGCCAGCGTCGACAGCTCTACGCCATGTTCAGCACCCTGTTCAGTTATCCCGACCGGGTTATACTGGAGCAACTGGTTTCCGGCCAGTTGCTCCAGCCGGCGCAGCTGCTGGATCAGGATGCCCAGCTGCCGAAGCTGGCCGGAGAGAATGACCTTGAAGCCTTGCAGGTCGCCTTTACCGATCTCTTCATCAACCGTCGCGGCGGGGTTCCGGCCCCGCCCTACGGATCGGTCTATCTCGATGCCGGCGAACAGCTGCATGGCCCCTCGACCGGGGAAGTCGCCCAGGCCTACCAGGCTGCAGGTTTAGTCTTTGAACAGAGTTCCACCGAACCCGCCGACTTTCTCGCTACCGAGCTTGAATTCCTTTATTTTCTGGTCGGCAAGGAAGAGCAGGGGTTCGAACGCCGTGACCTGCAGGCTGCTCAATCTGCCGTGATCCGGCAGGCCCGTTTTTTTCAGCGCCTGTTTGCACCCTGGATTCCTGAATTCTGCGGCCGCATTGCGGCAGAACCCTCAGCCCACCCCGTCTATGCCTGGGCTGCTGCCCGACTGGCCTGTTTTTGTGCCACTGAACAGGAATGGCTGACAAAGATCGCCCCGGAATAA